CAGGCAGCACAGGGCGGGGGCTTTACACCCCACATTTCCCCCCGGCACAGACGTGGCTGCAGCCTTGTCCTGGGCTGCCCCGGCACTGGGTCACCCCGTGCTTCTGCCAGGAAAGGGGGGGGCTCCTGCCTGTCCGTCCtccgtcccccgtcccccccccaagCCCACCTACCCGTGTGGAGGAGATGCGGCTGCGGTAGGTGGTGGAGGTCTCGGCGCTGAAGAAGCCCTGGTGAGGGACCAGGTACTCCTCGGCGTCCACCAGATCGTCCATGTCCTCCTCCTCGAGCAGGGCCCGGTAGAAGGTGCTGTCGATGGAGCCTGGCAACCCGACCATGTCGTTCTGGGGATGGGGGCAGCGGTCAGTGCCCGTGCcggggtgctggcaggggggGAGCAGGATCCCTGGGGACCCACCTACCTGAATGACCACGAAGCGCTGGGGGTCCCGAGCCATGCGAGAGAATTCGGTGACCAGCTCCCGAAATTTGGGCCGGCACTCGGAGTCAATCATCCAGCCTGGGACAGAGCCAGGCGCTGTCAGGGACGGGAGCAAGGTGCCACCCCATCCCCGGGCCGTGTCcttgtctccccccccccgccgtaCATTTCACCATGATCATGTAGACGTCGATGGTGCAGATGGGCGGCTGTGGCAGCCTCTCGCCCTTCTCCAGCAGGTCGGGGATCTCCCGGGCAGGGATCCCGTCGTAGGGCTTCGCCCCGAAGGTCATCAGCTCCCACACGGTGACAcctggggggggaagggacaGGGGTGAGCGGTGCCCCAGgtgtccccacaccccccccgcccccagcaccGATGTCAGGGATGGGACCGTGCCGACGTACCGTAGCTCCAGACATCGCTCTGGTGCGTGAAGCGCCGGCGGAGGATGGACTCCAGCGCCATCCACTTGATGGGgacctggggcagggaggacaGAGAGGTGAGcaggactgggggggggggtggtctGGCTGTCCCTGAGGGGGGAGGGCATCGTGGTCCCCATCGCTCTGTCCCTGCATCCCCAAGCTGCACCTTGCCACCATCGGCGTGGTACTCGGTCTCATCGATGTCGAGCAGCCGGGCCAGCCCGAAGTCAGTGATTTTGACGTGGTTGGGGCTCTTGACAAGGACGTTGCGAGCGGCCAGGTCCCGGTGCACCAGCCGCACCTCCTCCAGGTAACTCATCCCCTGGGGACGATGTGCATCAGGCTGTGTCCCCtctgtgtccccccctcccaggTCCCgctggacccccccccccccatcctaCCTTAGCGATCTGCACACACCAGTTGAGCAGGTCCTGGGAGCCGATACGGTCCTTGTTCTCCCGCACGTAGTCCAGGAGGCAGCCGTAGGGCATCAGCTGCGTCACCAGCTGCACCGTGGAGGTCAGGCAGATGCCCAGCAGCCGGGACACGTAGGGGCTGCCCACCCCTGCCATCACGTAGGCCTcctgcgggcagggaggggggggggggacggtCAGGCTGGGCGGGGGCCACCGCCGGCGCTGCTCACCCACCGGCACCACTGGCACACTCACGTCCAGGATCTCCTTGTTGGCTTTGGGCGACGTGTTCTCCCGCAAGACCTTGATGGCCACTGGGATCTTCACGCTCTCCCCGTCGGGGATCCAGATgccctggggcggggggagaacACGGATTGAAGGGGTGCAGAGCCGGGAGGGTCCCAGCCCGCCGGcagcacccccccacccctcacctTGTAGACTGTGCCGAAAGCGCCGGAGCCCAAGACTTTCACTTTCTTGAGCTCCGTCTCCTTGAGGATCCGCATCTGGGCCTGGTTGGGGAGGGCTCCGCTGGGCGTCAGCGGCTccaccagctgcaggcagagacagGTGAGGGGGTGACCCCCCCCGAGTGCTGGGGGTCCATCCCGCCCCCCCCAAGGAAAGCCACCGGTCCCGACGTCCCCACCTCGGTCTCCTGCAGCAGGCGCCGCATGGTGTGCTTCCGCTCCTGCTGCCGCCGGCGCTTGACGCAGACGACGGTGATGAGCAGGAGGACGACAACCAGCAGAGCCCCCACCACGCCGGCGATGATGGACGTCACCTGGCTGCGGGACAGGAGGtgaccggggtgggggggtcccggctGGAGgagcctccccctcccccccagcacccagaggGGTGGGGGGTCAGGGTGGCACAGGACACCCACGCTCGTACCTTGGCTTCTGGTCCACCGGACAGCCGTCCTCATCCCGGATCGTGCACCTGCGGACACAGTGTGCAGCAGCcccctggcagcagccccctgtgacccccccccagcccgtgCCCAgccggaccccccccccctcaacTCACGAGTGGGTGCAGTTggtggggcagagctggcagacGCCATCTTCATCCGGGTACTTCCAGACGGGCACGAAGGAGGCGTCCGCCTTCACCCCGCTCGGGCACCGCCGCACGCACTGCTGCGCGTCCTTGTAGTGGGCGCAAGCCACGCACTGGTCCGCCTcctgggggagcggggggggtgtgagggACCCCTGGGGCCACCCCCCCCACACTCCCCGAAACCCGCCCCCATCCTCACCGATCCGAAGCAGGTCTCGGTGCCGTTCTGGGGCTGGCACTCGGGGTGGCAGGGCAGGCACCGCGTCCCGTTGGCGTGCTCCCGGACGGCTCTGCAGGGCGAAGGGACCGCGGGGTGGGTGCAGGGAAGGGGTCCCGGACCCTCCAGGCAGTAAGCtgtgtcgggggggggggaggttcTGCCCGCCGTCCCCGGGGCTCGTTGCTCACCCGTCCAGGAGGTTGCAGGAGGCGACGCACTCCTGGCCGCGCAGGAACCGCTCGCAGGCGACGCACTGGGTCGGGCCGGGGCCCCAGCAGTGCCCGTGGGCGCAGAGGTGGAAGCAGACCAACCCCTCGCTCTCTGCAGAGGGGGGGGTGCACCGTGAGCAACCAGGGGGTCCGCCGACTCCCCGTCCATCgtccagcccccccagccccgttcCACCCCCCCGGGGTGCTGCTTACCGCACTGCTCGGGGGGCTTGTTGTGGGTCTGGAAGAGGCGCTGGCGGGGGTTGCGGAAGATGCTGCCCCAGGGCACCTTCTGgaggaagcagagctgggggtTGTGGTGGATGAGCACCATCCCGCTGCTGATCTCCTGCAGGGCGCGGAGCCCCAGCGCCCGCACCGACAGGTCCCGCAGCGTCAGCGAGTAGGCGCCGCTGCCGAGACACCGGCGGGTGAGTGTGCGCggacacccccacacccccacacaccccccccccgtgtcccctcgTGTCCCCTCGTGTCCCCGCTCACTTGTGCAGCACTCGGCCCCGGATGACCCGCAGGTTTTGGAAGACGCCCAGGTCCTGCAAGCTGGGTGGCCAGGCGGCGATGTAGAGGAAGCCTGCGGGGAGCCGAGCGTTACCACCCCAtggctcccccctccccaactctgcagcccccagcccccagctcccccccacTCTCACCCGTCAGCTCCTCCAGGCTCTCAAAGATCTGCAGCATTTTGGGGTCCAGGGGCGGCGTGTTGGTGCTGGTGTCCCTGTCGGGGACAGGAGGGAGGTTggaaggggtggggggtcccGGTGGGGGTCCTGGTGTCCCCCTgcgggctcggggggggggggggggggctggggtaCTTACCCGATGAAGGTCTCGGGCAGGAAGGCCAGGCTGCCGAAGATCTTGGTGCAGCCGGCGAAGTGCTGGATGTTGGAGGCGTTCACGGCGCGGACTCCCTTGAGGAAATCCACTCCCAGCCCGTAGCACACTGGGGggggcacagcagggctggggtgctcCGCTGGGACCCCCCCGCTCCCCACAAAACActtgctgctcctgccctgccggctgtgcagggacccccccccccggggcatGGCCAGCACCCCCCCACGCacccctggggtccccagcacccccccgccccgggtgcCGGGGGTGCTGCTCACCCTCCGGGCAGGGCTTGCTGCACTTCTCGCACTTCTGGACGTTGTTGACGGTGACCTCCTGGCTGTTCTGGGGGCACACGAGGGTGCAGGACCCCACCTCTGTCGCAAGGTAGTTATCTAGGGGGGGgtcatggggggggggtggggtgtcaGGGCTGCGGTGGCTCGGCACCGGACCCCCCCACACACCGACACGGTGCTCACAGGGACACTGGCTGACGCAGCTGGCACCGAAGGTGTAGCGCCCGTCGCGGTTGGGTACCGACTCGAAGGTGTCCGAGTTGTAGATGACGAGGGGGGGACAGTGCAGCTCGCAGATCCCGCTCCGGTTGAAGTTCAGACATGCCTGGGGGGCGGTGACAGCTGGCGTGAGAccccagcatccctcccctgggacccccaccccCGGAATCCCCCGCATTCCCGGTGCACACCAGGCAGTCGGAGTGCTTGGGGCCGGTGCAGCCGGCAGCGCACTGCTCGTGGCAGCAGTCCGTCGGCTTCTTGCCCTTGCAGCGCGGGCAGCCGTGGCAGATGCTGTTGGTCactggtggaggaggagagagacgCGGTGGGGACCCCaatgctcccccccccccccaccgcagGATGTGGGGGTCCCCAGGATGAGGAGCTGGGGGCTAGGTGGGTGCCCAGGGCAGGGATTTGGTGGGGGTCCCTGTGGTGGGGATTTGGGTGGCAGGGATCCGTGGGGGCAAGTGGGGATCCCCAGGGCAGGGATTTGGGTGTCAAGTAAGGGACAATAGGACAGGGATTTGGGGGGACAAGTGGGGGTCTCCAGAGCTGGGATTCTGGGGAGCccatggggagtggggggggggagaagtgGAAGGTCCGGGGGGTCTCTGGGGCCAGGGTTTAGGTGCCAAGTAGGGGTCAATGGGGCAGGGACATGCAGagcaaggggggggggtgtgcggTCTAAGGGATTTTGGAGGGGCCTGCAGGTCAGGGGctttgggggtccctggggggcaCAGAGCTGGCTGCGTACTCACGCGTCTGGCAGTCCTGCGGCCCCTCGCCCCAGCAGTGCCCATTGGCACACAGCTCCCAGCAGTCGGGACCTGCGCCGGGGCAAGCCATGAGCACCGGCaacccccagccccctccctgagtacaacccccccccccccccaccccgacccCGGCTGGGGTGCCGGTGCTCACAGCTGCGGCTGCGGGTGCTCTCCACCCGGGTCTCGCCACGGAGCTCGTTGTGCCGGTGGAAGATGTCGGACCAGAGGATGGTCTCctggaagcagagctgggggtTCCTCTCGATGCGCACCCCCCCTTTCAGGatctctgggggggggggggagacggTGAGGGGGTGTCagcatggggatggggggggggataGTCCTACAGCCCCATGGTGACTTCCAGACCTGGACGGGGACCTGCCACCCCACGGGGAGCAtccagccccaggcagggaccTAGAGCTCCAGGCAGGGACTGTTGGGGACCGGCAGCCGCAGGCAGGGCCaaggcagctcccagccccagcagcagcaacccACAGCCCCGAGCACCCCGTGCCAGGAGCGACCACCCAGGAGAGGGGTCCCTGACCTGTGAGGTGCCGCATGCCGAGCTGGCGCAGCCCCGGCGTGCCAGTGGGGCCGGCGTTGCCCATCACGGCCAGGGCGTAACGCTCCTGGAAGAGCTGCGTCCCCCGGATGATGCGcaggctctgcagctccagctggctCACTTGGTTCTCCGCGATCAGCACGTAGCCCTGCACCTCCTTGATGTCCTGGGGACGAGGGGACGCAGGTGAGGGACCGGCCAGACCCCGGCCacgctcccccccaccccgcactCGGGGTGCTTTACCCCCTGCGCACCTTGAGGAAGGCGGTGTCGGCGTCGGGGGGCAGGTAGGTGAGCTCCAGGTTGCCCTGCACCACCTGGCAGCCCTGGTAGAGGTGCCGCAGGGTCTCGTAGTGGCTCTCGGGGCTGGAGGGACGCAGCAGCTTCATGTCGGTCCCCGTGCAGACTGCGGGGACGGAGCGGGAGCTCAGCGGGTTCCCTCGCCTGACCCATCCTCAGCCCCCG
The sequence above is drawn from the Balearica regulorum gibbericeps isolate bBalReg1 chromosome 24, bBalReg1.pri, whole genome shotgun sequence genome and encodes:
- the ERBB2 gene encoding receptor tyrosine-protein kinase erbB-2: MIPAGGCLCAGLLLAALCPAATAEVCTGTDMKLLRPSSPESHYETLRHLYQGCQVVQGNLELTYLPPDADTAFLKDIKEVQGYVLIAENQVSQLELQSLRIIRGTQLFQERYALAVMGNAGPTGTPGLRQLGMRHLTEILKGGVRIERNPQLCFQETILWSDIFHRHNELRGETRVESTRSRSCPDCWELCANGHCWGEGPQDCQTLTNSICHGCPRCKGKKPTDCCHEQCAAGCTGPKHSDCLACLNFNRSGICELHCPPLVIYNSDTFESVPNRDGRYTFGASCVSQCPYNYLATEVGSCTLVCPQNSQEVTVNNVQKCEKCSKPCPEVCYGLGVDFLKGVRAVNASNIQHFAGCTKIFGSLAFLPETFIGDTSTNTPPLDPKMLQIFESLEELTGFLYIAAWPPSLQDLGVFQNLRVIRGRVLHNGAYSLTLRDLSVRALGLRALQEISSGMVLIHHNPQLCFLQKVPWGSIFRNPRQRLFQTHNKPPEQCESEGLVCFHLCAHGHCWGPGPTQCVACERFLRGQECVASCNLLDGAVREHANGTRCLPCHPECQPQNGTETCFGSEADQCVACAHYKDAQQCVRRCPSGVKADASFVPVWKYPDEDGVCQLCPTNCTHSCTIRDEDGCPVDQKPSQVTSIIAGVVGALLVVVLLLITVVCVKRRRQQERKHTMRRLLQETELVEPLTPSGALPNQAQMRILKETELKKVKVLGSGAFGTVYKGIWIPDGESVKIPVAIKVLRENTSPKANKEILDEAYVMAGVGSPYVSRLLGICLTSTVQLVTQLMPYGCLLDYVRENKDRIGSQDLLNWCVQIAKGMSYLEEVRLVHRDLAARNVLVKSPNHVKITDFGLARLLDIDETEYHADGGKVPIKWMALESILRRRFTHQSDVWSYGVTVWELMTFGAKPYDGIPAREIPDLLEKGERLPQPPICTIDVYMIMVKCWMIDSECRPKFRELVTEFSRMARDPQRFVVIQNDMVGLPGSIDSTFYRALLEEEDMDDLVDAEEYLVPHQGFFSAETSTTYRSRISSTRSTAETPADVEEGEGLAAFPFPTQGLAEGLEGPVPEAPEGDGGAKVTLQSPSAREPGTLPRYSEDPTGLAAEESEGLDPEGFTAAPAPHTAMPEYVNQAEERHPRVPPSPPDKPKGHQGKNGLIKEAKHPFPGPFGHTVENPEYLAPPGPPAPSPFSQAFDNPYYWNQDPPKAGGPEGGPGTMPTAENPEYLGLAGPNDAAV